A region from the Hylaeus volcanicus isolate JK05 chromosome 6, UHH_iyHylVolc1.0_haploid, whole genome shotgun sequence genome encodes:
- the LOC128878379 gene encoding integrin beta-nu, translated as MTNFGALLFAIVMCHEWSRSEALDVKISKLCVSQSSCQDCLEANSFCAWCSDWSYSNSTLGKSRCNEAKMLKAFGCPEKEILTAEPESIKLVENSKFQDADVVGQTPVQLRPQRVQVKIRPNSKITVPLSYRPAKNYPLDLYYLMDLTWSMRDDKETLVSLGWNMTTTINKFTSNFLIGFGSYADKPLMPYVLPGHEDNPCKSEHAHCASLYPFQHHLKLTEDIEQFIKKVNYSSVTGNADNLEGGLDGIVQAIACEKEVGWRKQARKIILVATNGLLHFAGEGKLGGAVSRQDLKCHLDEQKRYSLATKYDYPSLEEVWRLLQRKKVNLIFAVTEDRRPEYELMAALLEEKAEVATLTSNSSNILEIIENSYYKLISRVVLRDNSSSPLRLEYFSNCGGENACDGVREGRQYDFKLVFSFDKCPRNESLWKQTVVIEDALASEASRMVIEVQLLCGCDCEHTDSSRCRHGTNECGLCKCDIGWSGDDCNCDETSSVQNRLQCVRPNATNTCSNRGECICGSCVCDEGYRGQFCECSACDKWKGVECAGIGTCNCGVCQCIKGWKGKACQCPSNDYPCIAPGTENVCSDHGYCDCGECRCNVTATDGSYYRGTYCESSISVGGSMLCPLYNPCVNATIENPRTIDQYCRTNVSDYSTERVDSVDVGNVHYCFVKVTKEGQTCIIHYVYEFQKNNGVLLKIGEKTCNTPINAAVISSTITILILLVGLGCLLIWKCWTSIKDRQEYEKFELERKKAMYNLTENPLFKSPVSKFRVPSLYKED; from the exons ATGACAAACTTTGGAGCGCTGTTATTCGCGATTGTTATGTGCCATGAATGGAGCCGATCCGAAGCTCTGgatgtaaaaatatcgaaactgTGCGTTTCCCAAAGCTCCTGTCAGGATTGTCTCGAGGCCAACTCCTTTTGCGCGTGGTGCAGCGACTGg TCTTATTCAAATTCGACACTCGGTAAATCAAGATGCAACGAAGCAAAGATGTTGAAGGCGTTTGGTTGCccagagaaagaaattcttaCCGCTGAACCGGAATCGATCAAGCTCGTGGAGAATTCCAAGTTTCAAGATGCGGATGTAGTAGGGCAAACACCCGTTCAATTAAGACCGCAGAGAGTACAAGTTAAAATTAGGCCCAATTCGAAAATAACGGTACCACTCTCTTATCGGCCAGCCaa AAATTATCCTCTGGATCTTTACTACCTGATGGATCTAACGTGGTCGATGAGGGATGACAAAGAGACCCTGGTCAGCCTAGGATGGAACATGACTACTACGATCAACAAATTCACTAGCAATTTTCTTATCGGATTCGGCAGCTACGCGGACAAGCCGTTGATGCCATACGTTCTCCCCGGGCATGAGGATAATCCTTGTAAAAGCGAGCACGCGCATTGCGCGTCCCTCTATCCTTTTCAACATCATTTGAAACTAACCGAAGATATCGAGCAGTTCATTAAAAAA GTAAACTACAGCTCCGTAACTGGGAACGCCGACAATTTAGAAGGAGGATTGGACGGAATCGTTCAAGCGATTGCATGCGAAAAAGAGGTCGGCTGGCGAAAACAAGCGCGAAAAATCATACTAGTGGCTACCAATGGGTTATTGCATTTTGCTGGCGAGGGAAAG CTAGGTGGTGCCGTGAGTCGGCAAGACTTGAAATGCCACCTCGACGAACAAAAACGATATTCGTTGGCCACGAAATACGATTACCCCTCCTTAGAAGAGGTGTGGAGATTGCTGCAGAGGAAGAAAGTAAATTTGATATTCGCCGTAACGGAAGATCGACGTCCCGAGTACGAGTTGATGGCAGCTCTGTTGGAGGAAAAGGCGGAAGTCGCGACGTTAACGAGCAACAGTTCCAACATTTTAGAAATCATCGAGAATTCCTATTACAAGCTGATCTCGAGAGTTGTGTTGCGCGACAATTCATCGAGCCCGCTTCGTTTGGAGTACTTTTCCAACTGCGGAGGAGAGAACGCTTGCGACGGGGTTCGAGAAGGCCGACAATACGACTTTAAGcttgttttctctttcgacAAGTGTCCAAGAAACGAGAGTCTCTGG AAACAAACAGTCGTGATCGAGGACGCGTTGGCATCCGAAGCATCCAGAATGGTGATCGAGGTTCAACTCCTCTGCGGCTGCGATTGCGAACACACCGACAGCTCGCGTTGTCGTCATGGAACGAACGAATGCGGTTTATGCAAATGCGATATCGGATGGTCTG GGGATGACTGCAATTGCGACGAAACTTCATCAGTGCAGAATAGATTGCAATGCGTCAGGCCAAACGCGACAAATACTTGCTCTAATAGAGGCGAATGCATTTGCGGGAGTTGCGTTTGCGACGAAGGATACAGAGGACAGTTTTGCGAATGTTCCGCGTGCGACAAG TGGAAGGGAGTGGAATGCGCGGGCATAGGAACGTGCAATTGCGGTGTTTGTCAGTGTATAAAAGGGTGGAAAGGAAAAGCCTGCCAATGTCCTTCGAACGATTACCCCTGCATCGCACCAGGAACCGAAAACGTGTGCTCCGATCACGGATATTGCGATTGCGGAGAATGTCG ATGCAACGTTACCGCAACAGACGGTTCGTATTACAGAGGTACTTATTGCGAATCATCGATCAGTGTAGGTGGAAGTATGCTATGCCCCCTCTACAACCCTTGCGTGAATGCTACCATAGAAAACCCTCGGACGATAGACCAATATTGTCGAACAAACGTTTCCGATTACAGTACCGAAAGAGTTGACTCCGTAGATGTAG GAAACGTACACTACTGTTTCGTGAAGGTAACGAAAGAAGGACAAACGTGCATCATACACTATGTGTACgagtttcaaaaaaataacGGTGTCCTTTTAAAAATTGGGGAGAAG ACATGCAACACTCCGATAAACGCAGCAGTCATTTCGTCTACGATCACCATTCTAATATTGTTGGTTGGACTTGGTTGCTTGTTAATTTGGAA GTGTTGGACTTCCATAAAAGACAGACAGGAATACGAGAAATTCGAGCTAGAACGGAAAAAAGCTATGTATAACTTGACAGAAAATCCTTTGTTCAAATCTCCTGTAAGTAAATTTAGGGTTCCGTCGCTATATAAAGAGGACTGA
- the LOC128878389 gene encoding radial spoke head 1 homolog isoform X1 — translation MRKRDTSKASKIDGSETKDEQNLKHDEGKFIFENGDSYVGEYKLDHERFVLFKQGKGVYRTDNFDVYDGEWDNDTFADSEIDIRYNNDARYRGKIDSNGRINGQGTYTFPDGSTIRADWFENKPFKNIVYREPLGFAWVVENVSKNVNESSMITFSSGNHFWNDMLTDQSIGNGIESAEEN, via the exons ATGAGAAAACGAGACACAAGTAAAGCATCGAAGATAGATGGGTCCGAGACCAAGGATGAACAAAATCTAAAACACGATGAGGGAAAGTTTATATTTGAGAATGGGGACAGTTATGTTGGAGAATACAAACTTGATCATGAACGGTTTGTACTGTTTAAGCAAG GAAAAGGAGTGTACAGAACCGATAACTTTGATGTATACGATGGAGAATGGGATAACGATACTTTTGCTGATAGCGAAATTGACATTCG GTATAATAACGATGCTCGGTATCGAGGTAAAATCGATTCGAACGGAAGAATAAACGGCCAAGGAACGTACACGTTTCCCGACGGATCCACTATTCGAGCCGATTGGTTTGAAAATAaaccgtttaaaaatattgtttatcgagAGCCCCTAGGATTCGCGTGGGTAGTAGAGAACGTATCGAAGAATGTAAACGAATCgagt ATGATAACGTTTTCTTCTGGGAACCATTTCTGGAACGACATGTTAACGGATCAGAGCATCGGAAATGGTATCGAATCCGCTGAAGAAAATTAA
- the LOC128878389 gene encoding uncharacterized protein LOC128878389 isoform X3, translating into MRESLYLRMGTVMLENTNLIMNGKGVYRTDNFDVYDGEWDNDTFADSEIDIRYNNDARYRGKIDSNGRINGQGTYTFPDGSTIRADWFENKPFKNIVYREPLGFAWVVENVSKNVNESSMITFSSGNHFWNDMLTDQSIGNGIESAEEN; encoded by the exons ATGAGGGAAAGTTTATATTTGAGAATGGGGACAGTTATGTTGGAGAATACAAACTTGATCATGAACG GAAAAGGAGTGTACAGAACCGATAACTTTGATGTATACGATGGAGAATGGGATAACGATACTTTTGCTGATAGCGAAATTGACATTCG GTATAATAACGATGCTCGGTATCGAGGTAAAATCGATTCGAACGGAAGAATAAACGGCCAAGGAACGTACACGTTTCCCGACGGATCCACTATTCGAGCCGATTGGTTTGAAAATAaaccgtttaaaaatattgtttatcgagAGCCCCTAGGATTCGCGTGGGTAGTAGAGAACGTATCGAAGAATGTAAACGAATCgagt ATGATAACGTTTTCTTCTGGGAACCATTTCTGGAACGACATGTTAACGGATCAGAGCATCGGAAATGGTATCGAATCCGCTGAAGAAAATTAA
- the LOC128878389 gene encoding radial spoke head 1 homolog isoform X2, with amino-acid sequence MRKRDTSKASKIDGSETKDEQNLKHDEGKFIFENGDSYVGEYKLDHERFVLFKQGKGVYRTDNFDVYDGEWDNDTFADSEIDIRYNNDARYRGKIDSNGRINGQGTYTFPDGSTIRADWFENKPFKNIVYREPLGFAWVVENVSKNMITFSSGNHFWNDMLTDQSIGNGIESAEEN; translated from the exons ATGAGAAAACGAGACACAAGTAAAGCATCGAAGATAGATGGGTCCGAGACCAAGGATGAACAAAATCTAAAACACGATGAGGGAAAGTTTATATTTGAGAATGGGGACAGTTATGTTGGAGAATACAAACTTGATCATGAACGGTTTGTACTGTTTAAGCAAG GAAAAGGAGTGTACAGAACCGATAACTTTGATGTATACGATGGAGAATGGGATAACGATACTTTTGCTGATAGCGAAATTGACATTCG GTATAATAACGATGCTCGGTATCGAGGTAAAATCGATTCGAACGGAAGAATAAACGGCCAAGGAACGTACACGTTTCCCGACGGATCCACTATTCGAGCCGATTGGTTTGAAAATAaaccgtttaaaaatattgtttatcgagAGCCCCTAGGATTCGCGTGGGTAGTAGAGAACGTATCGAAGAAT ATGATAACGTTTTCTTCTGGGAACCATTTCTGGAACGACATGTTAACGGATCAGAGCATCGGAAATGGTATCGAATCCGCTGAAGAAAATTAA
- the LOC128878381 gene encoding dihydrolipoyllysine-residue acetyltransferase component of pyruvate dehydrogenase complex, mitochondrial isoform X1, whose translation MIRTTTALRNELARAILRSSVRTNIVRSMVIRCLHRKHLQRIQVHNTLRLTATPWKQQQRFYADLPDHVRVQLPALSPTMETGTIVSWQKKEGDKLNEGDLLAEIETDKATMGFETPEEGYLAKILVPAGAKSVPIGKLVCIIVSDAASIDAFKDFKDDTPAAPPPAAAAPAAAPMPSTPPPSPITPPAPAATKLSTTSGDRIYASPLAKRLAAEKGLSLQGLKGTGLFGSITSKDLEGAGPAIVGQAAPMAGVSGIPGGMDIPVSNIRAVIAKRLLESKQSIPHYYLSIDIKMDAALEMREQFNKMLEKDKVKLSVNDIIIKGMAMACKKVPEGNSAWMGDVIRQYNNVDVSVAVSTDNGLITPIVFGADTKGIVQISKDVKALAAKAREGKLQPQEFQGGTITVSNLGMFGIKNFSAIINPPQSIILAVGTTETRLIPAKNEKGFTTAQYMSVTASCDHRTVDGAVGAQWLAAFKSLMENPTTMLL comes from the exons ATGATACGAACGACAACTGCTCTACGTAATGAATTGGCACGCGCTATACTGCGAAGTTCCGTGCGGACGAACATCGTAAGGTCCATGGTCATACGATGTCTTCACAGAAAACATCTGCAAAG AATTCAGGTTCACAATACCTTACGCCTTACGGCGACTCCGTGGAAGCAGCAACAAAGGTTTTACGCAGATTTGCCAGACCATGTCAGAGTACAACTTCCAGCGCTGTCTCCTACCATGGAAACAGGCACCATTGTTAGTTGGCAAAAAAAGGAAG gTGACAAGTTAAACGAAGGGGATTTACTTGCAGAAATTGAAACTGATAAAGCAACTATGGGTTTTGAAACCCCAGAAGAAGGCTACCTGGCAAAAATTTTGGTGCCAGCGGGAGCAAAAAGTGTTCCTATTGGCAAACTTGTTTGTATCATTGTCTCGGATGCAGCTAGCATAGATGCCTTTAAAGATTTTAAAGATGATACCCCGGCCGCTCCACCACCCGCTGCAGCGGCACCTGCAGCTGCCCCAATGCCTTCCACTCCACCCCCGTCTCCCATAACACCACCGGCACCTGCAGCAACAAAACTGTCTACAACCTCTGGAGATAGAATATACGCTAGTCCGCTAGCTAAACGACTCGCAGCTGAGAAAGGTCTTAGTTTACAg GGCTTGAAAGGCACAGGATTGTTCGGATCGATAACATCTAAAGACTTGGAAGGTGCTGGGCCAGCTATTGTTGGCCAAGCAGCACCAATGGCAGGTGTTTCAGGCATTCCAGGAGGAATGGATATTCCTGTGTCTAATATCAGGGCAGTAATTGCCAAACGTCTACTGGAAAGCAAACAATCTATCccacattattatttatcaatagatataaaaatggaTGCAGCTCTTGAAATGCGAGAACAGTTTAACAAAATGCTGGAGAAAGATAAAGTGAAGCTCAGTGTTAACGATATTATCATTAAAGGAATGGCAATGGCGTGTAAAAAAGTACCCGAAGGTAACAGTGCCTGGATGGGTGACGTGATTAGACA GTACAACAATGTTGACGTAAGCGTAGCAGTAAGTACGGATAATGGTCTAATTACACCTATAGTCTTCGGTGCAGACACAAAAGGTATAGTTCAAATTAGTAAAGATGTGAAAGCGTTAGCAGCGAAAGCAAGAGAGGGGAAATTACAACCACAAGAATTTCAAGGAGGAACTATCACTGTGTCAAACTTGGGAATGTTTggcattaaaaatttctctgCTATTATAAATCCTCCCCAATCCATAATCCTTGCTGTAGGTACCACTGAAACTAGGCTAATACCTGCCAAGAATGAGAAAGG attTACGACTGCCCAATACATGTCTGTCACTGCCAGCTGCGATCATCGCACCGTGGATGGTGCGGTTGGCGCGCAATGGTTAGCTGCTTTCAAGAGCCTAATGGAGAATCCAACAACTATGTTGTTGTAG
- the LOC128878381 gene encoding dihydrolipoyllysine-residue acetyltransferase component of pyruvate dehydrogenase complex, mitochondrial isoform X2: MIRTTTALRNELARAILRSSVRTNIVRSMVIRCLHRKHLQRIQVHNTLRLTATPWKQQQRFYADLPDHVRVQLPALSPTMETGTIVSWQKKEGDKLNEGDLLAEIETDKATMGFETPEEGYLAKILVPAGAKSVPIGKLVCIIVSDAASIDAFKDFKDDTPAAPPPAAAAPAAAPMPSTPPPSPITPPAPAATKLSTTSGDRIYASPLAKRLAAEKGLSLQGLKGTGLFGSITSKDLEGAGPAIVGQAAPMAGVSGIPGGMDIPVSNIRAVIAKRLLESKQSIPHYYLSIDIKMDAALEMREQFNKMLEKDKVKLSVNDIIIKGMAMACKKVPEGNSAWMGDVIRQYNNVDVSVAVSTDNGLITPIVFGADTKGIVQISKDVKALAAKAREGKLQPQEFQGGTITVSNLGMFGIKNFSAIINPPQSIILAVGTTETRLIPAKNEKGFTTAQYMSVTASCDHRTVDGAVGAQWLAAFKSLMENPTTMLL, translated from the exons ATGATACGAACGACAACTGCTCTACGTAATGAATTGGCACGCGCTATACTGCGAAGTTCCGTGCGGACGAACATCGTAAGGTCCATGGTCATACGATGTCTTCACAGAAAACATCTGCAAAG AATTCAGGTTCACAATACCTTACGCCTTACGGCGACTCCGTGGAAGCAGCAACAAAGGTTTTACGCAGATTTGCCAGACCATGTCAGAGTACAACTTCCAGCGCTGTCTCCTACCATGGAAACAGGCACCATTGTTAGTTGGCAAAAAAAGGAAG gTGACAAGTTAAACGAAGGGGATTTACTTGCAGAAATTGAAACTGATAAAGCAACTATGGGTTTTGAAACCCCAGAAGAAGGCTACCTGGCAAAAATTTTGGTGCCAGCGGGAGCAAAAAGTGTTCCTATTGGCAAACTTGTTTGTATCATTGTCTCGGATGCAGCTAGCATAGATGCCTTTAAAGATTTTAAAGATGATACCCCGGCCGCTCCACCACCCGCTGCAGCGGCACCTGCAGCTGCCCCAATGCCTTCCACTCCACCCCCGTCTCCCATAACACCACCGGCACCTGCAGCAACAAAACTGTCTACAACCTCTGGAGATAGAATATACGCTAGTCCGCTAGCTAAACGACTCGCAGCTGAGAAAGGTCTTAGTTTACAg GGCTTGAAAGGCACAGGATTGTTCGGATCGATAACATCTAAAGACTTGGAAGGTGCTGGGCCAGCTATTGTTGGCCAAGCAGCACCAATGGCAGGTGTTTCAGGCATTCCAGGAGGAATGGATATTCCTGTGTCTAATATCAGGGCAGTAATTGCCAAACGTCTACTGGAAAGCAAACAATCTATCccacattattatttatcaatagatataaaaatggaTGCAGCTCTTGAAATGCGAGAACAGTTTAACAAAATGCTGGAGAAAGATAAAGTGAAGCTCAGTGTTAACGATATTATCATTAAAGGAATGGCAATGGCGTGTAAAAAAGTACCCGAAGGTAACAGTGCCTGGATGGGTGACGTGATTAGACA GTACAACAATGTTGACGTAAGCGTAGCAGTAAGTACGGATAATGGTCTAATTACACCTATAGTCTTCGGTGCAGACACAAAAGGTATAGTTCAAATTAGTAAAGATGTGAAAGCGTTAGCAGCGAAAGCAAGAGAGGGGAAATTACAACCACAAGAATTTCAAGGAGGAACTATCACTGTGTCAAACTTGGGAATGTTTggcattaaaaatttctctgCTATTATAAATCCTCCCCAATCCATAATCCTTGCTGTAGGTACCACTGAAACTAGGCTAATACCTGCCAAGAATGAGAAAGG attTACGACTGCCCAATACATGTCTGTCACTGCCAGCTGCGATCATCGCACCGTGGATGGTGCGGTTGGCGCGCAATGGTTAGCTGCTTTCAAGAGCCTAATGGAGAATCCAACAACTATGTTGTTGTA G
- the LOC128879101 gene encoding rRNA methyltransferase 2, mitochondrial, whose protein sequence is MKRIGNFLFVRNLYTCNTLFRETPENLKGKKHSSQLWLTRQLQDPYVEKAKQLNYRCRSAFKLLEINDRFKILKPGQVVIDCGAAPGSWTQVAVNLSNANAKTDDPVGTVLGIDKLPIFPVEGATLLCPLDFTHVESQKRIMELLEGNKADVVLSDMAPNASGVRDCDHENIIKLAYSAFVFALQVTQVDGTFLCKVWDGGMSKKLEQDILKFYKTVKIVRPQATRDESTEKFLLGRGFKGIKATSDSTV, encoded by the coding sequence ATGAAGAGAATTGGGAATTTTCTATTcgtaagaaatttatatacttgtaataCATTATTTCGTGAAACGCCAGAAAATTTGAAGGGGAAGAAACACAGTTCGCAATTATGGCTTACGAGACAGTTACAAGATCCTTATGTAGAAAAGGCTAAGCAACTTAATTATAGGTGCAGAAGCGCATTCAagttattagaaataaatgatagattcaaaatattaaaacctGGGCAGGTTGTGATCGATTGTGGTGCTGCGCCTGGCAGCTGGACACAAGTTGCAGTTAATCTATCAAATGCAAATGCCAAAACTGACGATCCTGTTGGTACTGTGTTAGGGATAGACAAACTGCCAATATTTCCAGTTGAAGGTGCAACCTTACTGTGTCCACTGGACTTTACTCATGTAGAATCACAAAAAAGAATTATGGAATTACTAGAAGGTAACAAAGCAGATGTAGTTCTATCGGATATGGCACCAAATGCATCTGGTGTACGAGACTGTGATCATGAGAACATAATAAAACTTGCATACAGTGCATTTGTGTTTGCTTTACAAGTTACACAAGTGGATGGAACATTTCTTTGTAAAGTATGGGATGGTGGAATGTCTAAAAAACTGGAGCAAGATatactaaaattttataaaactgtTAAGATTGTAAGACCACAAGCTACAAGAGATGAATCTACAGAAAAATTTCTCCTAGGTAGGGGATTTAAAGGAATAAAGGCTACATCTGATAGTACAGTGTAA
- the LOC128879100 gene encoding uncharacterized protein LOC128879100, with protein sequence MVTISQRRRHPRWGMLFIVVIFSVLVRHCELTPAKRLTDSSSSSSSSTLSRSSSESRSQNLGSPSDLAWQAWLLLDSQTGVHSSMDSASFLRRITPKSVFIAPALPALPPCAEGYRADTMGRCVKSVNIDQEAHFGFLLQRLNNRYGNRGTSDSGSNNNQKKSNGPLQLNIPLFPDAFPQSSKLDHEETRDSVKIPIVVPNREEVSSAEKKESSSLVSPHRTKNGTRLDQDDAMYFPGSSSSSPSSKDDEKTSSKHDDVIQVAEFVDNANETSFSEVVDYKIPLDLKKHLNISGLRIINVSDDQDVWKNGSLFNSTEATPMLILLPSTATTLREEDLALDNGTNHHASVGVHIVTRNVTDKEPIGADVPESVSPNKVLDVPLTVVGKIEANETRDGNSSDIWNAGGRDSQETESFYDDDEAIEDYIDSTDSPDEDSAEAEGGEILKHGEAGMAINVKDIKRLHMDKQRQQTERLNTSKKNETSRFDLFDDVAIRFNDTTPADKEGNDEAGSNVSSEVTINDDIILETTLLDVTTDKTKNGSKVPDVNRTSNIEDSDEYLRELFESSKESHSEPQVAYSSQNVHGTVSTNGRTRTDQEKTDQRHVEDLKSDELEAAPSSSESLLYDPGFRDQYSEDDPITEIHMIDEPSTDGKEFMKKAKVSFKTFETETLNFRAAPSNRHSSGYPKQPIKFPSEDVNSIHNQDYKERVPYPLDDGLHSSTKSSVFPHQKPFHRGASLWRTSPRQQAPGQQLETTGSNQRQRQAPSSMSFWTTMPLMRDPSLYSTNEDSRSKTTNGQPYTNNRFPEVSPS encoded by the coding sequence atggtcaCGATAAGCCAGAGACGAAGGCATCCTCGGTGGGGAATGCTCTTCATCGTCGTCATCTTCTCCGTTCTCGTCAGGCACTGCGAACTAACTCCTGCAAAAAGATTAACCGACTCGAGTTCGTCCTCCTCGTCGTCCACGTTATCGAGAAGCTCATCCGAATCGAGGTCGCAGAACCTAGGTTCGCCTAGCGACTTGGCCTGGCAGGCTTGGCTCCTGTTGGACTCCCAGACAGGAGTCCACTCCAGCATGGACTCGGCCAGCTTTCTTCGACGAATAACCCCGAAGAGCGTGTTCATCGCTCCAGCGTTACCAGCGTTACCCCCCTGCGCGGAGGGTTATCGTGCAGACACCATGGGCAGGTGCGTGAAAAGCGTGAACATCGACCAGGAAGCTCACTTCGGTTTTCTTCTTCAACGACTCAACAACAGATACGGCAATCGAGGCACTTCCGATTCTGGCTCCAACAACAACCAGAAGAAATCCAACGGGCCTCTGCAACTCAACATCCCTCTGTTCCCCGACGCGTTCCCTCAGTCGTCGAAACTCGACCACGAAGAGACCAGGGACTCCGTGAAGATCCCAATCGTGGTGCCCAATCGCGAGGAAGTTAGCTCGGCCGAGAAGAAAGAGTCTTCGTCGCTCGTTAGCCCTCATCGAACTAAGAATGGTACCAGGTTGGACCAAGACGACGCCATGTATTTCCCTGGGAGCTCCAGTTCCTCTCCATCGAGCAAAGACGACGAGAAAACTTCCTCGAAACACGACGACGTGATCCAGGTAGCGGAATTCGTCGACAACGCGAACGAGACTAGCTTCTCCGAGGTGGTCGACTATAAAATCCCTCTTGATCTGAAGAAACACTTGAACATATCTGGCTTGAGGATCATCAACGTCAGCGATGATCAGGACGTTTGGAAGAACGGATCACTGTTTAATTCGACGGAAGCGACGCCCATGTTGATCCTCCTCCCGTCGACGGCGACGACGCTCAGAGAGGAGGATCTGGCCTTGGACAACGGTACGAACCATCACGCGAGCGTTGGGGTCCACATCGTGACCAGGAACGTCACCGATAAAGAGCCTATCGGTGCGGATGTTCCGGAATCTGTATCCCCTAACAAAGTGCTCGATGTACCACTGACCGTGGTAGGAAAAATCGAGGCCAACGAAACGCGGGATGGTAACTCGTCCGATATTTGGAACGCGGGTGGTAGAGATTCGCAGGAGACAGAGTCCTTCTACGACGACGATGAAGCGATCGAAGACTACATCGACAGCACGGACTCGCCTGACGAGGACTCGGCAGAGGCGGAAGGTGGCGAGATTTTAAAGCACGGAGAGGCTGGCATGGCCATCAACGTGAAGGACATTAAACGACTGCACATGGACAAGCAACGACAACAAACTGAACGTCTGAACACgtcgaagaaaaacgaaacctCGAGGTTCGACTTGTTCGACGACGTTGCGATACGTTTCAACGATACCACGCCAGCAgacaaagaaggaaacgacgAGGCTGGTAGCAACGTATCCAGCGAAGTCACCATCAACGACGACATCATCCTGGAAACCACTCTTCTGGATGTCACCACGGACAAAACGAAGAACGGTTCGAAAGTACCCGACGTTAATCGCACGAGCAACATCGAGGACAGCGACGAGTACTTGAGAGAACTGTTCGAATCGAGCAAAGAGTCCCATTCGGAGCCCCAAGTGGCGTACTCCTCTCAGAACGTTCACGGGACCGTGTCTACCAACGGAAGAACGCGAACCGACCAGGAGAAGACCGATCAACGACATGTGGAAGATCTCAAGAGCGACGAGCTGGAAGCAGCTCCCTCGTCCTCCGAGTCCCTTCTGTACGATCCTGGCTTCCGGGACCAGTACTCCGAAGACGACCCTATCACGGAGATTCACATGATCGACGAGCCTTCTACCGACGGCAAGGAGTTTATGAAAAAAGCCAAAGTCTCCTTCAAGACTTTCGAAACGGAGACGTTGAATTTCAGAGCTGCTCCGAGTAACAGACACTCCTCTGGCTATCCTAAGCAACCGATAAAGTTCCCATCGGAGGACGTGAACAGTATACACAATCAAGACTACAAGGAGAGAGTTCCCTATCCCCTGGACGATGGACTACATTCCAGCACGAAGAGCAGCGTCTTCCCTCATCAGAAACCCTTCCACCGAGGAGCGTCGCTCTGGAGAACGTCGCCTCGACAACAGGCGCCAGGTCAGCAGCTGGAGACGACAGGAAGCAACCAGAGACAGAGACAAGCGCCGAGTTCCATGTCGTTTTGGACGACGATGCCACTGATGAGGGATCCGAGTCTTTACTCCACCAACGAGGATTCGCGCAGCAAAACGACCAACGGTCAACCGTACACCAACAATAGATTCCCCGAGGTCTCGCCATCCTGA